ACCCGTGGTCTCGGCGATCCGTTCAGTCGACGAAGCCTGGGACGTACTCGTTGGCGATGGCCCGCACCGGCACGTGCGCATCCAGCTGACAGCAGATCGCGATGGTCGAGGCGATCACGCGCAGCGGAATGGCAAGGTTGGCAGGAAGATCCAGTTGCCGGGCCATCTTGATCTGCGCGACCGAATTGTCCATCTGGCCCGCGGCCATCTTCTGGATCCAGCGGCGCGTGTAGTGGAACACCTCGGTCTCCACCGGTTCCACGTACTGACGCAACATGTCGTCGATCTCTTCGACCGACACCTGCTCACCCTTCTGGATGAACCCGGCCGCCTCCATGGCGGGCAGCAGTTCGGCGTAGTTCTTGTCCCGTGCCAGCCGGATGCAGTTGCCCAATGACGCCGGGAAACCGCCCGGCAGCGGCGCCACCGCGCCGAAGTCGATGACACCCATCCGGCCGTCGGCCAGCAGCATGAAGTTTCCCGGATGCGCGTCGCCGTGCATCATCTCCAGGCGCTTGGGTGCGCCGAAGGTCAGCTCGGTGAGCCGCGTTCCCATCAGATCGCGCTGCTCGGGTGTGCCCTCGCGGATGATCACCGACATCGGGATGCCGTCCATCCACTCGGCGATCACGACCTTGGGCGCGCTGGCCACGATGCGTGGCACCTTGAAATGCGGGTCGTTGTCGTATGCGGTGGCGAAGGCCCGCTGGTTGTCGGCCTCCAGTCGGTAGTCCAGTTCCATCTCGGTGCGCTCGATGAGTTCGGCGACCACGCTCTCGATATCCGCCCCCGGCGCCAGCTGTTTGAACACCGAGGTCAGACGCTGGATGGTCTTCAGGTCGGCGCGCAACGCCTCATCGGCACCCGGGTACTGGATCTTCACCGCGACGGTTCGGCCATCCGACCACACCGCCTTGTGCACCTGCCCGATGCTCGCCGATGCCACCGGGGTGTCGTCGAAACTCTGGAAACGCTCCCGCCATTTGGTGCCCAACTGCTGATCGAGCACACGATGTACCTTCGCCGC
The sequence above is drawn from the Mycolicibacterium neoaurum VKM Ac-1815D genome and encodes:
- a CDS encoding macrolide-binding ATPase MABP-1, encoding MDDGWVSEIKRRGVARNAKLATLPVGFAGRAALGFGKRLTGKSKDEVTAELMDKAAQQLFTVLGELKGGAMKVGQALSVMEAAIPEQYGKPYREALTKLQREAPPLPAAKVHRVLDQQLGTKWRERFQSFDDTPVASASIGQVHKAVWSDGRTVAVKIQYPGADEALRADLKTIQRLTSVFKQLAPGADIESVVAELIERTEMELDYRLEADNQRAFATAYDNDPHFKVPRIVASAPKVVIAEWMDGIPMSVIIREGTPEQRDLMGTRLTELTFGAPKRLEMMHGDAHPGNFMLLADGRMGVIDFGAVAPLPGGFPASLGNCIRLARDKNYAELLPAMEAAGFIQKGEQVSVEEIDDMLRQYVEPVETEVFHYTRRWIQKMAAGQMDNSVAQIKMARQLDLPANLAIPLRVIASTIAICCQLDAHVPVRAIANEYVPGFVD